The following proteins are co-located in the Brevibacillus laterosporus DSM 25 genome:
- a CDS encoding tRNA (adenine(22)-N(1))-methyltransferase: protein MTLTISKRLQTIAAYCPKDALVADIGSDHALLASYLLVNNQARFVIAGELNEGPYQAALRQIATLTAKDRASVRKGDGLAVLAPNEAEVICIAGMGGQLIASILEAGLDKLGKVKRLILQPNVGEDTLRQWLYDHGYQLVAEEIVEEDGIIYEVLVAEPGNPDEPYQSNKWSQAELMEIGPFLLQQQSPILLEKWKSELEKWEKIKERMTASTRVETQEKLSEIEDKIIWIKGVLTCLQTDKPSYN from the coding sequence ATGACATTAACTATTTCTAAACGATTACAAACAATTGCAGCATATTGCCCCAAAGATGCGCTTGTAGCTGATATTGGATCGGACCACGCCCTGCTGGCTTCCTATTTATTAGTAAACAATCAGGCGCGTTTTGTAATAGCGGGAGAATTGAATGAAGGACCATATCAAGCAGCACTTCGACAAATTGCAACACTAACAGCTAAGGATAGAGCTTCTGTACGCAAAGGTGATGGCTTAGCTGTACTAGCCCCAAACGAGGCAGAGGTCATTTGCATCGCAGGAATGGGTGGACAATTAATTGCTTCTATTTTGGAAGCCGGCCTTGATAAATTAGGGAAAGTAAAACGTTTGATCCTGCAACCCAATGTTGGAGAAGATACACTGCGTCAATGGTTATATGACCATGGATATCAATTAGTAGCAGAAGAGATTGTAGAGGAAGATGGCATCATTTACGAAGTGCTTGTAGCTGAACCAGGCAATCCAGATGAGCCATATCAGTCTAATAAATGGAGCCAAGCAGAGCTAATGGAAATTGGGCCCTTTTTATTACAACAACAATCTCCTATTTTGCTCGAAAAATGGAAGTCTGAATTAGAGAAGTGGGAAAAAATCAAAGAGCGCATGACGGCATCTACTCGTGTGGAAACGCAGGAAAAACTGTCGGAAATTGAGGATAAAATTATTTGGATTAAAGGAGTTTTGACATGCTTGCAAACGGACAAACCATCATACAATTAG
- a CDS encoding Nif3-like dinuclear metal center hexameric protein: protein MLANGQTIIQLVERLAPKSLAMEWDKIGLQVGTLQKPVQKVMTALDVNEEVVDEAIQKGVSLIIAHHPVIFRPLKHLRTDLPAGRLLAKLLAHDIAVYSMHTNLDVANGGLNDWLAEELELQQPEILDVTYQDELKKLVTFVPKSHSEQVFQAMVNAGAGHIGQYSHCSFQIEGTGTFLPLEGTTPFIGEQGKVEHVEEIRIETVILSSQQPSVIKAMKAAHPYDEVAYDIYPLDLPPRTLGLGRIGKLVEPMTLEEYAHFVKRKLGLEGVRIVGPKDRIVKKVAVLGGSGGSYLLKAAFRGADVMVTGDVGYHEAQDAFVEGLSIIDAGHNIEKIMKPRLASFIQVKLQEHKYKTEVIASEIHTDPFQYL from the coding sequence ATGCTTGCAAACGGACAAACCATCATACAATTAGTGGAGAGACTAGCACCAAAATCTTTGGCGATGGAATGGGATAAGATCGGATTGCAAGTAGGCACACTACAAAAGCCTGTTCAGAAGGTCATGACAGCGTTGGATGTAAATGAAGAGGTGGTTGATGAAGCCATTCAAAAAGGTGTTTCGCTCATAATTGCTCATCATCCTGTGATATTTCGTCCCTTAAAGCATTTACGCACTGATTTACCGGCAGGACGCTTGTTAGCAAAATTACTTGCTCATGATATCGCCGTCTATAGCATGCATACGAACTTAGATGTTGCAAATGGAGGCTTGAATGATTGGCTTGCAGAAGAATTAGAATTACAGCAACCCGAAATCCTAGATGTCACATATCAGGATGAGCTTAAAAAACTAGTGACTTTTGTGCCTAAATCGCATAGTGAACAAGTGTTTCAGGCTATGGTGAATGCAGGTGCTGGTCATATTGGGCAATACAGTCATTGTAGCTTCCAGATTGAGGGGACAGGTACTTTTTTACCACTTGAAGGTACTACTCCATTTATTGGAGAACAGGGGAAAGTGGAGCATGTAGAAGAAATTCGGATTGAGACTGTTATACTAAGTAGTCAACAACCATCTGTGATTAAGGCGATGAAAGCTGCGCATCCGTATGATGAGGTAGCGTATGATATCTATCCTCTTGATCTACCGCCACGTACACTTGGGCTTGGGAGAATTGGTAAACTAGTGGAGCCTATGACTCTGGAGGAATATGCTCATTTTGTCAAAAGAAAGCTAGGTCTGGAAGGGGTTCGTATAGTCGGTCCTAAGGATCGTATAGTGAAAAAGGTCGCTGTTCTGGGAGGTAGCGGCGGTTCTTATTTGTTAAAAGCTGCTTTCCGTGGTGCAGATGTAATGGTAACAGGCGATGTCGGATACCATGAAGCGCAGGACGCGTTCGTGGAAGGATTATCAATCATTGATGCTGGTCATAACATTGAAAAGATCATGAAGCCAAGATTGGCTAGTTTTATACAAGTAAAGCTACAAGAACATAAATATAAAACCGAAGTAATTGCCTCAGAGATTCATACAGACCCGTTTCAATACCTCTAA
- a CDS encoding pyruvate, water dikinase regulatory protein, which produces MNTQLIYVVSDSIGETAEFVVRAVSSQFSGKTVDIHKYPYIEDKESIDEVILSAKESKALVVFTLVVPELKTYILEQANRHNVPIVDVMGPLLTIMEDLLQTKQSGKPGLVRKLDEDYFRKVEAIEFAVKYDDGRDPRGLLRADVVLIGVSRTSKTPLSMYLANKRLKVANVPLVPEVEPPEELFLLPAEKCIGLTINSDQLNGIRTERLKALGLTAQANYATMDRIETELEYSKKIMERVGCPVIDVSIKAVEETANIILDIIRRNKIKTRR; this is translated from the coding sequence ATGAATACCCAATTAATTTATGTCGTATCGGATTCAATTGGAGAAACAGCAGAATTTGTCGTAAGGGCAGTATCAAGTCAATTTAGCGGTAAAACGGTAGATATTCACAAGTATCCGTACATCGAGGATAAAGAATCCATTGATGAAGTTATCCTTTCCGCCAAAGAATCAAAAGCTCTGGTGGTGTTTACTCTCGTTGTTCCTGAACTAAAGACTTATATTTTGGAACAAGCCAACAGACATAATGTGCCCATTGTGGATGTAATGGGTCCATTATTAACCATTATGGAAGATCTACTCCAGACGAAACAATCCGGCAAGCCTGGATTAGTACGTAAATTGGATGAGGATTATTTCCGAAAAGTGGAGGCCATTGAGTTCGCTGTAAAATACGATGATGGCAGAGACCCTCGTGGCTTACTTCGAGCAGATGTTGTATTAATTGGGGTTTCGCGTACATCTAAAACCCCGTTGTCCATGTATTTGGCAAACAAACGCTTGAAGGTAGCAAATGTACCGTTGGTTCCAGAAGTCGAACCGCCGGAAGAATTGTTCTTACTACCAGCGGAAAAATGTATTGGACTTACCATAAATTCAGATCAATTAAACGGAATTCGCACGGAACGATTAAAAGCATTAGGTCTAACTGCCCAAGCGAATTATGCAACAATGGATCGGATTGAAACAGAATTGGAATACTCAAAAAAAATCATGGAACGCGTAGGTTGTCCCGTGATTGATGTTTCCATCAAAGCGGTTGAAGAGACGGCTAATATTATTCTTGACATTATTCGACGTAACAAAATCAAAACACGCCGATAA
- a CDS encoding C4-type zinc ribbon domain-containing protein produces MSSIRDFYEWHQLLGKIKRAERELAGVKEQEREQMKHIRAIKRQIEGMPTDTPDQQIERMLKEQELWMAKKEWERNGNELIEKRFSLEQSLQFSRMEAEERKEKLDPEWLSEYDRLLETKKNPVVEVKNKSCMGCFMPLSTSNFDKWRRGKGLVYCDECERILV; encoded by the coding sequence ATGTCCTCGATTCGTGATTTCTATGAGTGGCACCAGTTACTTGGGAAAATAAAGCGAGCCGAGCGTGAATTGGCTGGTGTAAAAGAGCAAGAAAGGGAACAGATGAAGCACATCAGGGCTATTAAACGTCAAATAGAGGGCATGCCTACGGACACCCCTGATCAACAAATTGAACGAATGTTAAAGGAGCAAGAGCTCTGGATGGCAAAAAAAGAGTGGGAACGCAATGGAAATGAGTTGATCGAAAAGCGATTTTCTCTAGAACAATCATTGCAATTCTCCCGTATGGAAGCAGAAGAACGCAAAGAAAAATTAGACCCAGAATGGTTGAGCGAGTATGATCGGCTATTGGAAACTAAAAAAAATCCGGTGGTAGAAGTAAAAAATAAGTCATGTATGGGGTGTTTTATGCCATTATCAACCAGTAATTTTGATAAATGGCGGAGAGGGAAGGGGCTGGTATATTGTGACGAGTGCGAAAGAATCCTCGTGTAG
- the dnaG gene encoding DNA primase, with product MAQSAPEEFVNQVRAAVDIVDVVGEYVQLKKRGRAYLGLCPFHSEKTPSFNVNAERQFYHCFGCHAGGDVFSFVMQVEQLSFPEALQKLADRVGLTPPAPLAHEDNPMQSVKAKMYEAYRFVAKLYHYVLTSTPYGSEALRYLENRGFTRTTIDEYMIGFAPESWDFVKDNLVKRNFPLELMVEAGLLSSNDRGRVYDKFRKRVIFPIQDSQGEVIGFGGRSIDGSEPKYLNSPETLLFNKSRTIFNLHRARSQMRKRNQVILFEGYADVIAAWQAGISNGIATLGTAFTEQQAHLIRRNTDQVILCYDGDFAGQDATAKAIDQLQKAGCTVRIAPLPQGSDPDDYIRQYGAEQFSQQVLLQAMPVTSFQLKHLRSKTVIQDEADKAEYVRQALEFIVTLPNAIERDMYERQLSEEYSLSLEAVKTEAKKLYKQQKIMKQRDKVTAPWNNSINNGKFMVTKAPAHENAERMLLYYMLRDPEIALRVQQECNADFQVDEHSALAAYLYAYYAEGHPTDPGAFIHYVEDEKCKQLASGLAMMECRDDVSDKEIEDYIKQVNNYPVRAELQRLREQQKQLNLQAGSTIDEEQRKKLIIEAALLGMKIAEMENALREG from the coding sequence ATGGCTCAATCTGCACCCGAAGAGTTCGTCAACCAGGTTCGAGCAGCTGTTGACATCGTAGACGTGGTGGGAGAATACGTACAACTGAAGAAGAGGGGGCGCGCCTATCTAGGCTTGTGTCCGTTCCATTCGGAAAAAACCCCGTCCTTTAATGTGAACGCGGAGCGACAGTTTTATCATTGCTTCGGGTGTCATGCTGGGGGAGACGTATTCTCTTTCGTTATGCAAGTCGAACAGCTATCGTTTCCTGAGGCCTTGCAAAAACTTGCAGACCGGGTGGGATTAACCCCGCCAGCTCCCCTCGCTCACGAAGATAATCCGATGCAGAGCGTGAAGGCGAAAATGTATGAAGCCTATCGTTTTGTGGCGAAACTATATCATTATGTTTTAACATCCACTCCCTATGGATCGGAAGCTCTTCGGTATTTGGAGAACCGAGGCTTTACTAGAACGACGATTGACGAATACATGATTGGGTTTGCGCCTGAATCATGGGATTTCGTTAAGGATAACCTTGTAAAGCGTAATTTTCCGTTAGAGTTAATGGTCGAAGCAGGATTACTATCCTCCAATGATCGTGGAAGAGTGTATGACAAATTTCGCAAGAGAGTTATCTTTCCGATTCAGGATTCACAGGGAGAGGTTATCGGATTTGGAGGAAGGTCAATTGACGGCTCGGAACCCAAGTATTTAAATAGTCCAGAAACACTCCTATTCAACAAAAGTCGCACTATATTTAACTTGCATCGCGCGAGAAGCCAAATGCGTAAACGAAACCAGGTAATCCTTTTTGAAGGATATGCAGATGTAATTGCTGCGTGGCAGGCTGGCATTAGTAACGGAATCGCTACGCTAGGAACCGCTTTTACGGAGCAACAAGCACATCTGATCAGAAGAAACACGGATCAGGTAATCCTTTGCTACGACGGCGACTTTGCCGGACAGGATGCTACGGCAAAAGCGATTGATCAATTGCAAAAAGCTGGTTGTACGGTGCGAATTGCTCCACTCCCCCAGGGTAGTGACCCTGATGATTATATACGGCAGTATGGCGCTGAACAATTTTCCCAGCAAGTATTATTACAAGCAATGCCGGTGACGTCCTTTCAATTGAAACATTTGCGGAGTAAAACCGTAATACAAGATGAAGCGGATAAAGCTGAGTATGTAAGACAGGCACTGGAATTCATCGTTACACTCCCGAACGCGATCGAACGGGATATGTATGAACGGCAACTGTCTGAGGAGTATTCCTTATCCCTTGAGGCTGTAAAGACAGAAGCGAAAAAGCTGTACAAGCAACAAAAAATAATGAAACAAAGGGATAAAGTTACAGCACCATGGAATAATAGTATAAATAATGGCAAATTTATGGTTACAAAAGCACCTGCACACGAAAATGCAGAACGAATGTTGCTATACTATATGTTGCGTGATCCGGAAATTGCTTTACGTGTGCAACAGGAATGTAACGCAGATTTCCAAGTGGACGAACACAGTGCTCTAGCCGCTTACTTGTATGCTTATTATGCAGAGGGGCATCCGACAGATCCTGGAGCCTTTATACACTATGTTGAAGATGAGAAGTGCAAGCAATTAGCCTCGGGATTAGCCATGATGGAATGCAGAGACGATGTATCTGATAAGGAAATTGAAGACTACATCAAGCAGGTGAACAATTACCCTGTTCGCGCGGAACTACAAAGGTTACGTGAACAACAAAAGCAACTAAATTTGCAAGCGGGAAGCACCATAGATGAGGAGCAGCGCAAAAAGCTTATTATTGAAGCCGCTTTACTAGGGATGAAGATCGCCGAAATGGAAAATGCTTTGAGGGAAGGGTAG
- the rpoD gene encoding RNA polymerase sigma factor RpoD, whose product MNKQNLTSDMETLSVDQVKEQLVELGKKKGSLTFKEITNRLSNFDQDSDQMDEFFEFLGDQGIDVSNESEEDEEADAMMIKDEEQEGFEYDDLSVPPGIKINDPVRMYLKEIGRVPLLSAEEEIKLAQRIEQGDEEAKRRLAEANLRLVVSIAKRYVGRGMLFLDLIQEGNMGLIKAVEKFDYQKGYKFSTYATWWIRQAITRAIADQARTIRIPVHMVETINKLIRVSRQLLQELGREPAPEEIAEKMDLTPEKVREIMKIAQEPVSLETPIGEEDDSHLGDFIEDQEALAPSDAAAYELLKEQLEDVLDTLTDREENVLRLRFGLDDGRTRTLEEVGKVFGVTRERIRQIEAKALRKLRHPSRSKRLKDFLE is encoded by the coding sequence ATGAACAAGCAAAACTTGACATCAGACATGGAGACTTTGTCGGTGGACCAGGTAAAAGAACAATTGGTAGAACTAGGTAAGAAGAAGGGAAGCTTGACTTTCAAAGAAATTACAAATCGTCTATCGAACTTTGATCAGGATTCTGATCAGATGGATGAGTTCTTCGAGTTCCTAGGTGATCAAGGGATCGATGTCAGTAATGAGAGTGAAGAAGACGAAGAAGCAGATGCTATGATGATCAAGGATGAGGAGCAGGAAGGCTTTGAATATGATGACCTGTCTGTGCCACCAGGAATCAAAATTAATGATCCTGTGCGTATGTACCTAAAAGAGATTGGGCGTGTTCCTCTACTTTCCGCTGAAGAGGAGATTAAACTAGCACAACGTATTGAACAAGGCGATGAAGAAGCAAAGCGCCGATTGGCAGAAGCTAACTTGCGTCTCGTTGTAAGCATAGCAAAGCGCTATGTGGGGCGAGGTATGTTGTTCCTAGATTTGATCCAGGAAGGTAATATGGGTCTAATTAAGGCAGTTGAAAAGTTTGACTACCAAAAAGGATACAAATTTAGTACCTATGCAACTTGGTGGATTCGACAAGCTATTACTCGTGCTATTGCTGACCAAGCAAGAACCATTCGTATCCCAGTGCATATGGTTGAGACCATCAATAAGCTAATTCGCGTTTCCCGTCAATTACTACAGGAATTAGGGCGTGAACCTGCTCCCGAAGAGATTGCTGAAAAGATGGATTTAACTCCTGAAAAAGTACGTGAAATCATGAAAATTGCTCAAGAGCCTGTGTCATTAGAAACACCAATCGGAGAAGAAGATGATTCTCACCTAGGTGATTTTATTGAGGATCAGGAAGCATTAGCTCCTTCTGATGCTGCTGCTTATGAACTGTTGAAAGAGCAATTAGAAGATGTTTTAGATACATTAACAGACCGTGAAGAAAACGTACTTCGTCTTCGCTTCGGATTAGATGACGGTCGTACAAGAACACTTGAGGAAGTAGGAAAAGTTTTCGGGGTAACTCGTGAGCGTATTCGTCAAATTGAGGCAAAAGCCCTACGTAAATTAAGACATCCTTCCCGTAGTAAACGTTTAAAAGATTTTTTGGAATAG
- a CDS encoding US12 family protein, with translation MDDQRRKIIITEIENWRRNHLLPEHYCIFLLNLYTEGKHAQNQEEPVTKKRLFFFPNRKPSSRTDRPDEQQQVFTHGVGPQIQGSGKEAQILSVKLMGGIFLVGLVIAVMLLLAFYFNAFSIPMQMSILVLSWILAYVLAFVFKRKIPLLSYFFLLITILIALASLYHFGEKWKISQVTYFWFLLLVATYSFLHGLLFRYSLFVFAGLIGIGILYGTAMLTRMGEFFSWMNIELYWVPLSFLMIGLGYLFHGRHQQLAYTLVASGLFYFFGPEISSWWVPEASREMMQIILLIKVLLSGLLLVVTRRYWLEWLRG, from the coding sequence TTGGATGATCAACGTAGAAAAATTATTATTACTGAGATTGAAAATTGGCGACGGAATCATTTACTGCCAGAACATTATTGCATTTTTCTGTTAAATCTCTATACAGAAGGCAAGCATGCTCAAAATCAAGAGGAGCCCGTCACAAAAAAACGTTTATTCTTTTTTCCCAACAGAAAACCGAGTAGTAGAACGGATAGGCCTGATGAACAGCAACAAGTCTTTACACATGGAGTAGGTCCTCAAATTCAAGGGAGTGGGAAAGAAGCGCAAATCCTTTCCGTAAAGCTTATGGGAGGAATATTTCTTGTAGGACTTGTAATCGCTGTCATGCTTTTACTTGCTTTTTATTTTAACGCTTTTAGTATTCCAATGCAAATGAGCATTTTGGTTCTCAGTTGGATACTTGCTTATGTGCTGGCTTTTGTATTTAAACGAAAAATACCGCTATTATCCTATTTTTTCTTACTTATCACGATCCTCATCGCTTTAGCGAGTCTCTATCATTTTGGGGAAAAATGGAAAATAAGTCAAGTTACATATTTTTGGTTTCTTCTTTTAGTTGCTACCTATTCTTTTTTGCATGGTTTACTATTTCGTTATTCATTGTTTGTATTTGCAGGGCTAATAGGTATAGGTATTTTATATGGGACAGCTATGCTAACACGCATGGGAGAATTTTTTAGTTGGATGAATATAGAGTTATATTGGGTACCTTTATCTTTCTTGATGATCGGATTAGGTTATTTGTTCCATGGACGTCATCAGCAACTTGCCTATACTCTTGTAGCAAGTGGATTATTTTACTTTTTTGGTCCAGAGATCAGCTCTTGGTGGGTTCCTGAGGCGTCTCGTGAGATGATGCAAATTATATTACTCATTAAAGTTTTGCTTAGTGGTTTATTGCTAGTCGTTACACGTCGCTACTGGCTTGAATGGCTTCGTGGATAA
- a CDS encoding acyl-CoA dehydrogenase family protein: MQFDLTSEQQMLQKMIREFADEVVAPGAEQRDKEKRFPIEIMRQLGELELMGLPFPEEFGGAGADTISFAIVTEELSRACASTGITYSAHISLGGAPLHLFGTKEQKERYLTKICSGESIGAFGLTEPQAGSDAGGTKTQAVLQNGQYVINGSKCFITNASYAKFLALTAVTDRSKGTKGITALLVPTDAPGFKVVDRYEKLGLNASNTTELVLEDVKVPQEEILGKEGEGFKQFLITLDGGRIGIGAMSVGVAQAAFNRALQYAKERKAFGSSLSHFQMIQQKLADMATQIELARTLVYKAAWLKDQGRKFTKEAAMAKLYASEVAMSATHQAIQIHGGYGYMKDYHVERYFRDARLLEIGEGTSEILRMVIAREVSK; the protein is encoded by the coding sequence ATGCAATTTGATCTTACATCAGAGCAACAGATGTTGCAGAAAATGATTCGGGAATTTGCAGATGAAGTAGTCGCACCTGGAGCAGAGCAACGTGATAAGGAAAAGAGGTTTCCTATTGAGATTATGAGGCAACTAGGGGAATTGGAACTGATGGGCTTACCATTTCCTGAAGAATTTGGGGGAGCTGGAGCGGATACGATTAGCTTTGCTATTGTCACTGAAGAGCTAAGTCGGGCTTGTGCTTCGACAGGCATTACTTATTCAGCACATATATCCTTGGGTGGGGCTCCCTTGCATCTGTTTGGAACAAAGGAACAAAAAGAAAGGTATTTAACAAAGATCTGTAGCGGAGAGAGTATAGGAGCATTTGGGTTAACAGAACCACAAGCAGGATCTGATGCAGGTGGAACGAAAACGCAAGCAGTATTACAAAATGGACAATATGTAATTAATGGTTCCAAATGTTTTATTACTAATGCTTCTTACGCCAAATTTCTTGCTTTAACAGCTGTAACCGATAGATCAAAGGGTACAAAAGGAATTACGGCTCTTCTGGTCCCAACGGATGCACCAGGATTTAAGGTAGTGGATCGCTATGAAAAATTAGGGTTAAATGCCTCGAATACCACGGAGTTGGTCTTAGAAGACGTTAAGGTCCCTCAAGAAGAAATTTTAGGTAAAGAAGGAGAGGGCTTTAAACAATTTTTAATCACATTGGATGGTGGGCGCATTGGTATTGGTGCGATGTCTGTCGGTGTAGCTCAAGCAGCTTTTAATCGAGCATTACAGTATGCGAAAGAAAGAAAAGCCTTTGGTTCTAGCTTGTCACATTTCCAAATGATTCAACAGAAATTGGCGGATATGGCAACCCAGATCGAATTAGCTCGTACATTGGTCTATAAAGCAGCGTGGCTTAAAGATCAAGGACGCAAATTTACCAAAGAAGCGGCGATGGCTAAGTTATATGCTTCGGAGGTCGCAATGTCTGCCACTCATCAAGCTATTCAGATTCACGGAGGATACGGCTATATGAAGGATTATCATGTTGAACGTTACTTCCGTGATGCACGTTTACTGGAAATCGGTGAAGGAACTTCAGAAATCTTACGAATGGTAATTGCTCGTGAAGTAAGTAAATAA